The Abyssisolibacter fermentans genome segment TATGTTTACTATGACCAATGGTAGGGTCATTACCATGATCTGCCATGATTAATAGAATATCATTTTCATCTAATTCTTTAATTAGATATGTTAAATAGTCGTCCACTATCTTTAGTTTTTTTGCATATTTCTCAACATTTTCTTCGTGACCAGATAAATCTGTTTCCTGTATATTGGTGCATATAAATCCACCATTGCTCTTTTGTATTTCGTTTAAGGTAATCATCATTGCTTCTTTAGTATCTACAACTGGTATGCTCTCTCCATATTGATTTTCAACAATATCAGCAACCTTACCTATTAAGGTAGTTTTTACTCCATTTTTATTTAAGTTATAAGGCAATTGCTCTTTATAATCAACTTTATAGCCTAGATGAATACAGTGATATCTATCTCTATATACACCTGATTTTGGAGCATTTACTCCAATATATTTATCACCTTTTATTTCAATTGCATCTAAGATATCTTGTTTAGTTACACCATGACCTCCAAAGACAATTACACGTGATACATCTACTAATGATCTAGCAATTCTACCAACCTTTACTACCTCCTCAAAAGAAATAAAATCTAAGGCAGCTGTGACATTATAAGCTTGACCTAAATCAGTTTCTATATTATCTGCTATAGTTAATGCATTATTTACCATCAGTAGCTTTCTATCTTCTTTAAATATTTCCTCAACCTTGTATCCTTTGTTTTCTAGTTCCTTTTTTATATTATCAATTCTATTTGATATAGGCTCCATCACAGGCATCAAAGGCTTGCTTCCTAAAATTTCTTGGTGTCCCCAAAAAGTATCTGCCCCAAAATGCTTAAGGTTTGCACTACCAAATGTAGCTATCTGAGACTTTTTCATAACGTTGGTTTCCTTATTTATAACATTCATTAATCCTAATCTTTCAAGATTTACAAGCTTAAGATCCTTTTTACTCTCTAAAATATGAAGTAAAGTATTTGCACCATAATCCTGAGGTCTTACCTTTAGCACATCATCCATCCATCCTACGCCAAAACCATCTAGTATTAAAACAACAAATTTTTTCATCATCTTAATATTCTTTTATTAACTCTCCTAAAGAATTGTAGATGGATGAAATTATTGGTTTTCCTTGGCTTAATCCTTCAACTATAGCTACCTTACTTCTAGTTACAAATATTTGAGTTCTAAAGACCATAATTACAGTGTCTCCTACCTGACATTCTTCACTTATTGCAATATGGTAATCAATGCTCTCTGGTGTTGGCGCAATAGCCTTAACCTTTTTGCTTGAATCCATAGTTTTGCCTACTAAGGCATCTTCTAAATGTCCTCTTCTGTAGTATCCTCCTCCAAAGCAATAAGCTTGTCCTTGGAAATTATGTGAGATTTCACTTACATAAACCATTGAAGGAATCTCTACTCCATTAACATCGGGAGTTGTTCCAGTTAAAGCATGACCTGGCTCCCCCTGCGTACCACCTAGTTCATTTATTAAATCTAAAGTTTGGATGCATGTAACTGAAGGCATATTTAATTCTG includes the following:
- a CDS encoding phosphopentomutase, coding for MMKKFVVLILDGFGVGWMDDVLKVRPQDYGANTLLHILESKKDLKLVNLERLGLMNVINKETNVMKKSQIATFGSANLKHFGADTFWGHQEILGSKPLMPVMEPISNRIDNIKKELENKGYKVEEIFKEDRKLLMVNNALTIADNIETDLGQAYNVTAALDFISFEEVVKVGRIARSLVDVSRVIVFGGHGVTKQDILDAIEIKGDKYIGVNAPKSGVYRDRYHCIHLGYKVDYKEQLPYNLNKNGVKTTLIGKVADIVENQYGESIPVVDTKEAMMITLNEIQKSNGGFICTNIQETDLSGHEENVEKYAKKLKIVDDYLTYLIKELDENDILLIMADHGNDPTIGHSKHTRERVPILVYNKNLRGSKIGVRETLSDVAATVSDYFGAEKMKNGESFLNKIH